The following are encoded together in the Triticum dicoccoides isolate Atlit2015 ecotype Zavitan chromosome 6B, WEW_v2.0, whole genome shotgun sequence genome:
- the LOC119326468 gene encoding transcription factor LAF1-like, translating into MGCKACDKPRPSYRKGLWSPEEDQKLRDYILRHGHGCWSALPAKAGLQRNGKSCRLRWINYLRPGLKHGMFSPEEEETVMSLHAALGNKWSRIARHLPGRTDNEVKNYWNSYLKKRVEGGKEAPNSPNRHAASSAAESDGSQSQSTGEVGAAQERAGRPSNSGSSEPPHESSSADSSCLTVTEPPACRAHAPVAPKVMFADWLNMDYIGGQVAAAAPGPEAAGVVGAGGGDHRQVMSQGSAQVDGPPGVEDPLHGGFGDSGTCWEFLEQLDSMDQMQAGGGFCDLLSVTEFFGLN; encoded by the exons ATGGGGTGTAAGGCGTGCGACAAGCCCAGACCGAGCTACCGGAAGGGGctgtggtcgccggaggaggaccaGAAGCTCCGCGATTACATTCTCCGGCACGGCCACGGCTGCTGGAGCGCGCTTCCCGCCAAAGCCG GACTCCAGCGGAACGGCAAGAGCTGCAGGCTGCGGTGGATCAACTACCTGCGGCCGGGGCTGAAGCACGGCATgttctcgccggaggaggaggagacggtGATGAGCCTCCACGCCGCCCTCGGCAACAA GTGGTCGAGGATCGCACGGCATTTACCGGGCAGGACCGACAACGAAGTGAAGAACTACTGGAACTCGTACCTCAAGAAGAGGGTCGAGGGTGGCAAGGAGGCCCCCAACTCGCCCAACCGGCACGCGGCGAGCTCAGCCGCGGAGTCGGACGGGTCCCAGAGCCAGAGCACAGGGGAAGTCGGTGCGGCGCAGGAACGGGCCGGCCGGCCGTCGAACTCCGGCTCATCGGAGCCGCCGCACGAGTCGTCGTCGGCCGACTCGAGCTGTCTGACCGTGACCGAGCCTCCGGCCTGCAGGGCCCACGCGCCCGTGGCTCCCAAGGTGATGTTCGCAGATTGGCTCAACATGGACTACATCGGTggccaggtggcggcggcggcacctGGCCCGGAAGCCGCGGGGGTGGTTGGTGCAGGAGGCGGCGATCATCGTCAGGTGATGAGCCAGGGGTCCGCGCAGGTCGATGGGCCACCCGGCGTGGAGGATCCCCTGCACGGCGGCTTCGGCGACAGCGGCACCTGCTGGGAGTTTCTGGAGCAGTTGGACAGCATGGATCAGATGCAGGCGGGCGGCGGGTTCTGCGACCTGCTCTCCGTGACCGAGTTCTTCGGGCTCAACTAG